A window of the Virgibacillus pantothenticus genome harbors these coding sequences:
- the fliS gene encoding flagellar export chaperone FliS — MSFNKQHQAYQNNAVNTASSSELTLMLYNGCIKFIKQAMRDIEGNQFEAKNTNIQKAQNIIRELMITLDVEVDISHQFMSLYEYMFHRLTEANMHNDKTALEEVLEFAIEFRDTWKQVILQTRKNQYTKGAHV; from the coding sequence ATGTCCTTCAATAAACAACATCAAGCTTACCAAAACAACGCGGTTAATACAGCATCGAGTTCAGAATTAACCTTAATGCTGTACAACGGTTGTATTAAGTTTATCAAACAGGCAATGAGAGATATAGAAGGCAATCAGTTCGAAGCTAAAAATACCAATATCCAAAAGGCGCAAAATATTATTCGTGAGTTGATGATTACTTTAGATGTGGAAGTGGATATTTCACACCAGTTTATGTCACTTTATGAATATATGTTCCACCGATTAACGGAAGCGAATATGCACAATGATAAAACCGCTTTGGAAGAAGTGCTGGAATTTGCTATCGAGTTTCGCGACACATGGAAGCAAGTTATCTTGCAAACAAGAAAAAATCAATATACTAAAGGTGCTCATGTATAA
- the hpf gene encoding ribosome hibernation-promoting factor, HPF/YfiA family, with protein sequence MNFNIRGENLEVTEAIRDYVEKKIGKLERYFDTPPTSEVHVNLSVYNDEQRIEVTIPMTNLLLRGEVQHVDLYAAIDLVVDKLERQIRKHKTKVNRKFRQKGSPKHVFAELEKDALNGEQEEESSEIEIVRTKRFDLKPMDSEEAVLQMDMLGHSFYVFENAVNGDTNVVYRRKDGKYGLIEPNA encoded by the coding sequence ATGAACTTTAACATACGTGGTGAAAATCTTGAGGTTACGGAAGCTATACGTGATTATGTGGAGAAAAAAATAGGCAAACTAGAAAGGTATTTTGATACTCCACCAACTTCCGAAGTACATGTGAATTTAAGTGTCTACAATGATGAGCAAAGGATTGAAGTTACGATCCCGATGACTAATTTGCTACTACGCGGCGAGGTACAGCATGTCGACCTCTACGCAGCTATTGATTTAGTTGTCGATAAACTGGAAAGACAAATAAGAAAACATAAAACTAAAGTGAATAGAAAATTCAGACAAAAAGGATCTCCAAAGCATGTTTTTGCAGAATTGGAAAAAGATGCTTTGAATGGGGAGCAGGAAGAGGAATCTTCTGAAATAGAAATTGTTAGAACCAAACGGTTTGACTTAAAACCAATGGATTCAGAAGAAGCGGTGCTACAAATGGATATGTTGGGTCATTCGTTTTATGTTTTTGAAAACGCTGTGAACGGTGATACTAACGTTGTTTATCGCCGAAAAGACGGAAAATACGGATTGATTGAACCGAACGCTTAA
- the secA gene encoding preprotein translocase subunit SecA, producing the protein MAGILQKIFGDGTQRQLKRLQKIVDQIEALEPEMEKFSDNQLQQKTKEFKTRYQNGESLDDMLVEAYAVVREAARRVLGMRPFQTQLMGAIALHEGNIAEMKTGEGKTLASTMPAYLNAIAGKGVHIITVNDYLASRDAKEMGVLYEFLGLTVGLNGNGLTKEQKREAYYQDITYGTNNEYGFDYLRDNMVLYKEQMVQRPLNYAIIDEVDSILIDEARTPLIISGSAKKSASLYQQANAFVNTLTKDDYSYDEKTKGVQLTEEGINKAERYFSIENLFDLNHVSLTHHINQALKAHVSMHRDDDYVVEEGEVVIVDQFTGRLMKGRRYSDGLHQAIEAKEGLQIQNESMTLASITFQNFFRMYNKLAGMTGTAKTEEEEFRNIYNMDVIAIPTNKPIIRDDKPDLIYKTMEGKFRAVIEEIKERHKKGQPILVGTVAVETSELISKMLKKAGIKHEVLNAKNHFREAEIIENAGQRGSVTIATNMAGRGTDIKLGEGVVELGGLAVIGTERHESRRIDNQLRGRSGRQGDPGVSQFYLSMEDELMRRFGSDNLRSMMDRLGMEDSQPIESKMVSRAVESAQKRVEGNNFDARKTVLSYDDVLREQREIIYKQRFEVIDAESNLREIIENMIASALERVVATHTQDDDEDNWDYKAIVDYVTGNLLDPEQITEDDLKGKDQEEITEWIMEKVKVRYDEKEQELTEEQMREFEKVILLRTVDTKWMDHIDQMDQLRQGIHLRAYGQNDPLREYQLEGFAMFESMIESIEEEVAKYIMKAEIRDNLQRQEVVKNTQAVSGGQEERKKTRKPFVKQQNVGRNDPCPCGSGKKYKNCHGK; encoded by the coding sequence ATGGCTGGAATATTACAGAAAATTTTTGGTGATGGAACGCAACGACAATTAAAACGACTACAGAAAATTGTCGACCAAATTGAGGCGTTAGAACCGGAAATGGAAAAGTTTTCCGATAACCAATTACAACAGAAAACGAAAGAATTTAAAACTAGATATCAAAATGGTGAGTCCCTCGACGATATGCTTGTGGAAGCATATGCTGTTGTTCGAGAGGCGGCAAGACGTGTATTAGGTATGCGTCCGTTCCAAACACAGTTAATGGGAGCTATCGCTTTACATGAAGGCAACATTGCTGAAATGAAAACAGGGGAAGGGAAAACATTAGCTTCGACGATGCCTGCGTATTTAAATGCAATAGCTGGTAAAGGCGTGCATATTATTACGGTAAACGATTATTTGGCAAGTCGTGATGCAAAGGAAATGGGCGTACTTTACGAATTCCTCGGTTTAACAGTTGGATTAAATGGCAATGGTCTTACAAAAGAACAAAAACGGGAAGCTTATTATCAGGATATTACTTATGGTACAAACAATGAATATGGATTTGACTATTTACGTGATAATATGGTCTTGTACAAAGAACAGATGGTCCAACGCCCATTGAATTATGCAATTATTGACGAGGTTGACTCTATTTTAATTGATGAAGCGAGAACACCATTAATTATTTCGGGATCTGCGAAAAAATCGGCAAGCTTATATCAGCAGGCAAATGCTTTTGTTAACACATTGACGAAAGATGATTATTCTTACGATGAGAAAACAAAAGGTGTTCAGCTTACAGAAGAAGGAATTAATAAAGCAGAACGCTATTTTTCTATCGAGAATTTGTTCGACTTAAATCACGTTTCTTTAACGCACCACATTAATCAAGCTTTGAAAGCACATGTTTCGATGCATCGTGATGATGATTATGTGGTGGAGGAAGGCGAAGTGGTTATCGTCGACCAATTTACTGGGCGTCTCATGAAAGGACGTCGCTATAGTGATGGACTTCATCAGGCGATTGAAGCAAAAGAAGGTCTGCAAATTCAAAATGAAAGCATGACGTTAGCTTCTATTACGTTTCAAAACTTTTTCCGCATGTACAATAAACTTGCTGGTATGACGGGTACAGCAAAGACGGAAGAAGAAGAATTTAGGAATATTTATAATATGGATGTTATCGCCATTCCAACAAATAAACCAATTATCCGTGACGATAAACCAGATTTAATTTATAAGACGATGGAAGGGAAGTTTCGTGCGGTAATTGAAGAAATCAAAGAACGCCATAAAAAAGGCCAGCCGATTCTTGTAGGTACCGTTGCTGTTGAAACCTCCGAGCTTATCTCAAAAATGCTGAAAAAGGCTGGCATTAAACATGAAGTATTAAATGCCAAGAATCATTTTCGTGAAGCTGAAATTATTGAAAATGCGGGTCAACGCGGGTCGGTTACAATTGCTACTAATATGGCCGGGCGTGGTACAGATATTAAATTAGGCGAAGGCGTTGTTGAATTAGGTGGGCTTGCTGTTATCGGAACGGAACGTCACGAATCAAGGCGTATTGATAACCAGCTACGCGGACGTTCTGGCCGGCAAGGAGACCCTGGTGTTTCTCAGTTCTATCTGTCTATGGAAGATGAACTTATGCGTCGATTTGGCTCCGATAACTTACGTTCGATGATGGATCGATTAGGAATGGAAGACTCCCAGCCAATTGAAAGTAAAATGGTTTCCCGTGCTGTGGAGTCAGCGCAAAAACGAGTGGAAGGAAATAACTTCGACGCTCGTAAAACGGTCTTATCTTATGACGATGTATTGCGAGAGCAACGTGAAATAATTTATAAACAACGCTTTGAAGTTATTGATGCCGAAAGTAATCTTCGCGAGATTATTGAAAATATGATCGCATCCGCATTAGAACGTGTTGTCGCAACACATACCCAAGATGATGATGAAGATAATTGGGATTACAAAGCGATTGTTGATTATGTTACAGGAAACCTACTTGATCCTGAGCAAATAACGGAAGACGATCTCAAAGGGAAAGATCAAGAAGAAATAACGGAATGGATTATGGAAAAAGTAAAAGTACGTTACGATGAAAAAGAACAAGAGTTGACCGAGGAGCAAATGCGTGAGTTTGAAAAAGTGATCCTGCTCCGTACAGTTGATACGAAATGGATGGATCATATTGATCAAATGGATCAGCTTCGCCAAGGTATACATTTACGTGCATATGGACAAAATGATCCGCTAAGGGAGTATCAACTAGAAGGATTTGCGATGTTCGAGTCCATGATTGAAAGTATCGAAGAAGAAGTTGCCAAGTATATTATGAAAGCAGAAATTCGTGATAACCTTCAGCGTCAGGAAGTAGTGAAAAATACACAAGCTGTTTCTGGAGGACAAGAAGAGAGAAAAAAAACACGTAAACCATTTGTGAAGCAGCAGAATGTAGGAAGAAACGATCCTTGCCCTTGTGGTAGTGGCAAAAAATATAAAAATTGTCACGGAAAATAA
- a CDS encoding flagellar protein FliT, which produces MNRLISLYNITEELYDLLQQETDSKEREALIAKVNNLMEERGEQMDLLSPPYSEAEKATAQEVIRLNQLIEQCMLSLFDALKLEMKQMKKQKQSNRKYANPYETIQARDGMFLDRKK; this is translated from the coding sequence ATGAACCGTTTAATATCCCTATACAACATAACCGAAGAATTATATGACCTCCTGCAACAAGAAACGGATTCTAAGGAACGAGAAGCCCTAATTGCGAAAGTGAATAATTTAATGGAGGAGCGAGGCGAGCAAATGGATTTACTGTCACCCCCGTATTCAGAAGCAGAAAAAGCAACAGCTCAAGAAGTGATTCGATTAAACCAATTGATTGAACAATGCATGCTTTCGTTATTTGATGCATTAAAACTAGAAATGAAACAGATGAAAAAACAAAAACAGTCGAATCGTAAGTATGCTAATCCTTATGAAACGATACAAGCTCGAGATGGAATGTTTTTAGATCGAAAAAAATAA
- a CDS encoding DUF6470 family protein yields the protein MKIPKLKMTSQMAQIEIQQTAAKQTIRQPKAEMSIQQPKAEVKMRTTPAKLTIDQTKAFADMNLMSIFQRNYQFASDGKQAVLEGIERRARQGSELMKIEQKGNPLISQAKANAQPPMKRLGITFIPSVFSVKTSYQPSQLKIEVHTKSPVINIKPNAAQHDYEPGDVTTKMKQYQDLKIEVVNN from the coding sequence ATGAAGATACCGAAACTGAAAATGACATCGCAAATGGCACAAATTGAAATTCAACAAACAGCAGCGAAACAAACGATCCGTCAGCCGAAAGCAGAAATGTCGATTCAACAGCCAAAGGCAGAAGTAAAGATGCGCACAACGCCTGCTAAATTGACAATTGATCAAACAAAGGCATTTGCTGATATGAATCTGATGTCTATTTTTCAACGCAATTACCAATTTGCAAGCGATGGAAAGCAGGCTGTACTAGAAGGAATAGAGAGACGCGCACGGCAAGGATCAGAGCTTATGAAGATTGAACAGAAAGGGAATCCGCTTATTTCGCAGGCAAAGGCAAATGCACAGCCACCTATGAAAAGATTAGGGATCACTTTCATACCATCTGTTTTTTCTGTAAAAACGAGCTATCAACCGTCCCAGCTTAAGATAGAAGTACATACTAAATCACCGGTTATAAATATAAAACCAAACGCTGCACAACATGATTATGAGCCGGGCGATGTGACCACAAAGATGAAGCAATATCAGGATTTAAAAATAGAAGTGGTAAACAATTAA
- the ftsX gene encoding permease-like cell division protein FtsX has product MKFRTFMRHIREGFKNISRNGWMTMASIGAVTTTLILVAAFLALMLNLNQMADNIERDVQIDAMITQTANQEDIQALGEAIKKIDGVDSAVFSSKDDELKKLIDSMGEEGQAWEMFEQDNPLNHVYIVKTKDPEDTAAVAEKIEQMDAVQEVVYGQDVVKRLFEFNKYARTIGLVLIIGLVFTAIFLISNTIKITIMARSKEIGIMKLVGATNGFIRWPFFVEGLLLGVLGSILPIVIVLTGYYYLQDIVSQQTTYKFIKILPYSPFAFQLSGIVLAIGAVIGVWGSVMSVRKFLKV; this is encoded by the coding sequence ATGAAGTTTAGAACATTTATGCGACATATACGAGAAGGGTTTAAAAATATTAGTCGTAATGGCTGGATGACAATGGCTTCAATTGGTGCAGTGACAACGACATTAATTTTAGTTGCTGCCTTTTTGGCATTAATGCTTAATTTAAATCAAATGGCAGATAACATTGAAAGAGATGTGCAAATTGATGCCATGATTACCCAAACTGCAAACCAAGAAGATATTCAAGCTTTAGGAGAAGCAATTAAAAAAATTGACGGTGTTGATTCAGCTGTCTTTTCTTCTAAAGATGATGAACTGAAGAAATTGATTGACAGCATGGGAGAAGAGGGACAAGCATGGGAAATGTTTGAACAGGACAACCCATTGAATCATGTATATATTGTAAAAACCAAAGACCCTGAAGATACAGCGGCTGTGGCAGAAAAAATTGAACAGATGGACGCTGTACAGGAAGTGGTGTACGGACAAGACGTTGTCAAAAGATTATTTGAATTTAATAAGTACGCAAGAACCATTGGCTTAGTATTGATTATCGGCTTGGTATTTACTGCGATTTTCTTAATCTCAAATACTATTAAAATTACAATTATGGCTAGAAGCAAGGAAATTGGGATTATGAAACTAGTAGGTGCAACGAATGGGTTTATTAGATGGCCATTTTTCGTGGAAGGGTTATTACTAGGTGTATTAGGATCTATCCTTCCAATTGTTATTGTGCTAACTGGGTATTATTACTTGCAAGACATTGTTAGCCAGCAAACGACCTATAAATTTATTAAGATTTTACCATACTCTCCATTCGCCTTTCAGCTTTCGGGAATTGTACTAGCTATTGGAGCAGTCATAGGTGTATGGGGCAGTGTGATGAGCGTAAGGAAGTTCCTTAAAGTGTAA
- the prfB gene encoding peptide chain release factor 2 (programmed frameshift), with translation MELTDIRNELDKMSNRINDFRGSLDLEAKTGRIQTLELQMTAPEFWDEQDKAQHVISEMNHLKTYVNNFSNLEQQHDNLEVSYELVKEENDQELLEELIEELQSLRNQLNDFELQILLSEPYDANNAILELHPGAGGTESQDWGSMLLRMYQRWAEKKNFQVETLNYLAGDEAGIKSVTLLIKGHNAYGYLKAEKGVHRLVRISPFDSSGRRHTSFVSCEVTPEMTDDVDIEVKSEDLKIDTYRASGAGGQHVNTTDSAVRITHVPTNTIVTCQNERSQIKNREAAMKMLKSKLYQLEIEKQQQELAEIRGEQMEIGWGSQIRSYVFHPYSMVKDHRTNVEIGNTQAVMDGEIDPFIDAYLRQQVN, from the exons TTGGAACTTACAGATATTAGAAATGAATTAGATAAAATGAGTAACCGAATCAATGACTTTAGGGGGTCTCTT GACCTAGAAGCAAAAACAGGACGTATTCAGACTTTAGAATTACAGATGACTGCGCCTGAATTTTGGGATGAACAAGATAAAGCGCAACATGTAATAAGTGAAATGAACCACCTAAAAACGTATGTCAATAATTTTTCTAACCTTGAACAGCAACATGATAACTTAGAGGTTTCTTATGAACTTGTTAAGGAAGAGAATGATCAGGAATTATTGGAGGAATTAATTGAAGAACTCCAATCTTTACGTAACCAGCTAAATGACTTTGAGTTACAAATTTTATTAAGTGAACCTTATGACGCAAATAATGCCATTTTAGAATTACATCCTGGAGCAGGTGGTACGGAATCACAAGACTGGGGCAGCATGTTGTTACGGATGTATCAACGCTGGGCTGAAAAAAAGAATTTTCAAGTGGAGACACTAAATTACTTAGCAGGTGATGAGGCCGGAATTAAAAGTGTAACATTGCTTATTAAAGGGCATAATGCTTATGGTTATTTAAAAGCAGAGAAAGGCGTCCATCGCTTAGTACGAATTTCTCCATTTGACTCGTCAGGGCGCAGACACACTTCATTTGTTTCATGTGAAGTAACTCCGGAAATGACAGATGATGTCGATATTGAAGTCAAATCTGAAGATCTAAAAATTGATACGTACCGTGCTAGTGGTGCAGGTGGGCAGCACGTAAATACGACAGATTCTGCTGTCCGTATTACACACGTACCGACGAATACGATTGTTACTTGTCAAAATGAACGTTCACAAATAAAAAATCGTGAAGCAGCCATGAAAATGCTCAAATCAAAATTATATCAGCTGGAGATTGAAAAACAACAACAAGAGTTAGCAGAAATTCGTGGAGAGCAGATGGAGATTGGCTGGGGAAGTCAAATTCGTTCTTATGTTTTTCATCCATATTCTATGGTGAAAGACCATCGCACCAACGTGGAAATCGGTAATACACAAGCTGTAATGGATGGGGAAATTGATCCATTTATCGATGCATATCTTCGGCAACAAGTAAATTAA
- the flaG gene encoding flagellar protein FlaG yields MDMRLERVVAGSHPKLQSQNDRLVVMKEAMKISDKQSNGDQGPSIVVTKDKLKTAVERLNKFIEPLRTDLRFKYHEKLNEYYVAVVNPLTDEIIKEIPPKKMLDMYADMAEFMGILIDEKI; encoded by the coding sequence ATGGATATGCGATTAGAACGCGTTGTTGCCGGATCACATCCTAAGTTACAAAGTCAGAACGACCGGCTAGTGGTTATGAAAGAAGCAATGAAAATCAGTGACAAGCAGAGTAACGGTGACCAAGGACCCTCTATTGTTGTAACGAAAGATAAGTTAAAAACAGCTGTAGAAAGATTGAACAAATTTATTGAACCGTTACGGACAGATTTACGATTCAAATATCATGAAAAGCTGAACGAATATTACGTGGCAGTCGTTAATCCGTTGACAGACGAAATTATTAAAGAAATTCCGCCTAAAAAAATGTTAGATATGTATGCGGATATGGCAGAGTTTATGGGAATATTAATTGACGAAAAAATTTAG
- the cccB gene encoding cytochrome c551: MKKWLLAMLFGTVLVLGACGGNDDDNASEKSADKGETQTEEGGSVDTAGAEKIYESNCASCHGADLSGGNGPDLTKVGSDYSAEEIADIINNGKGSMPAGMATGDDVQVLADWLAEKK; this comes from the coding sequence ATGAAAAAGTGGTTGTTAGCAATGCTGTTTGGCACAGTGTTGGTACTAGGTGCATGTGGGGGCAACGATGATGATAATGCATCCGAAAAGTCAGCAGATAAGGGAGAAACGCAAACAGAAGAAGGTGGCTCCGTAGATACCGCAGGCGCTGAAAAAATATATGAAAGCAATTGCGCAAGTTGTCACGGTGCAGATCTAAGTGGTGGTAACGGACCTGACTTAACGAAAGTGGGATCTGATTACTCTGCTGAAGAAATTGCAGACATTATTAACAATGGTAAAGGAAGCATGCCAGCAGGGATGGCAACTGGCGATGACGTTCAAGTGCTCGCTGATTGGTTGGCTGAAAAGAAATAG
- the csrA gene encoding carbon storage regulator CsrA, producing the protein MLVLTRKRSEAIQIGEDIEVKVLGIEGDQVKIGISAPSSVDIYRKEIYLDIMHENNQAANIPNELVNLLKKT; encoded by the coding sequence ATGCTTGTATTAACTCGTAAACGTAGTGAAGCCATTCAAATTGGTGAAGACATTGAAGTGAAAGTGCTTGGGATTGAAGGGGATCAAGTGAAGATAGGAATAAGTGCTCCTTCATCTGTAGATATTTATCGGAAGGAGATTTATTTGGATATTATGCATGAAAACAATCAAGCTGCAAACATACCAAATGAATTAGTAAATTTATTAAAGAAAACATAG
- the ftsE gene encoding cell division ATP-binding protein FtsE yields the protein MIKMKDVCKTYDNGVSALNEINIEIDRGEFVYIVGPSGAGKSTFIRLVVREVKPTKGTIYVNDVNVNELKEKKVPLLRRDIGVVYQDFKLLSKLTVYENVAFAMEVIESPPALIRTRVMEVLDLVGLKHKARSLPQELSGGEQQRVSIARAIVNNPKIVIADEPTGNLDPDTSWGIMKVLQEINDRGTTVIMATHSKEIVNTFKNRVIAIENGVIVRDEHRGEYGYEV from the coding sequence ATGATAAAAATGAAAGATGTATGTAAAACATATGATAATGGAGTTTCAGCCCTGAATGAAATAAATATAGAAATTGATCGTGGAGAATTTGTCTACATAGTTGGCCCTAGCGGCGCAGGAAAGTCTACATTTATTCGGCTTGTAGTCCGTGAAGTAAAACCAACCAAAGGAACGATTTATGTCAATGATGTTAATGTAAATGAATTAAAAGAAAAGAAAGTGCCGCTACTTCGGAGAGATATTGGTGTCGTTTATCAGGATTTCAAATTGCTTTCCAAACTAACAGTCTATGAAAACGTTGCTTTTGCAATGGAAGTGATTGAATCACCTCCAGCACTTATTCGAACAAGAGTAATGGAAGTACTTGATTTAGTTGGTTTAAAACATAAAGCTAGATCACTACCACAAGAGTTATCTGGCGGTGAACAGCAGCGCGTTTCCATTGCACGTGCTATTGTTAACAACCCTAAAATTGTCATTGCTGACGAACCCACAGGTAACTTAGACCCTGATACATCATGGGGAATTATGAAAGTATTACAGGAAATCAATGATAGAGGAACAACGGTTATTATGGCGACCCATAGTAAGGAAATTGTCAATACCTTTAAAAATCGTGTTATTGCAATTGAAAATGGAGTTATTGTAAGAGACGAACATCGAGGTGAATACGGCTATGAAGTTTAG
- a CDS encoding flagellar hook-associated protein 2, with product MMVMRVGGLASGMDIEAIVDKLMNAERIPLNKLEQDRTKLEWKRDAFREINSKLTELDNLMIEMKKSIAYNAKSVSSSLQDAVTATANADTANGTYQIKVNQLASTAINVSKNELTIKPTDKLTAGEKVTFNTVNEKGETQEYTYEIKAGDTLSDVLKKISRDDNNVRMFYDESSNKVMMETTRTGNYRDGAEIQFAEDSFLAEVLQMDMSKEKGGTNAKFEYNNSGLEMESKTNSYKLGDKLTFEFKQTTDGKNASLTVTNDVEASYEKIMKFVDKYNEVVEALNSSQLEERYRDFLPLTEEQKKDMSESEIELWEERAKSGLLRGDTTISGGLSNLRSSWYAKVETGGEYTSLTQVGIQTSKDYLDGGKLIVNEGKLKSALRENPADVQKLFTNSDEGESRGLIQRLDDALEVTKKQIGKKAGSVLTPSLESYTLGKQMKELDERIEAFETRLTQVETRYWKQFTAMEKAISRMNQQSAQLLSQFGGGM from the coding sequence ATGATGGTTATGCGTGTTGGTGGCTTGGCAAGTGGAATGGATATTGAAGCAATCGTAGATAAGTTAATGAATGCGGAACGAATCCCATTAAATAAATTGGAGCAGGACCGTACGAAACTCGAGTGGAAAAGGGATGCATTTCGAGAAATTAATAGTAAACTAACTGAGCTAGATAATTTAATGATTGAAATGAAAAAAAGCATAGCATATAACGCAAAGAGTGTTAGTTCCTCACTGCAAGATGCCGTAACTGCAACAGCGAACGCAGATACTGCTAATGGTACATATCAAATTAAGGTCAATCAATTAGCAAGTACGGCTATTAATGTGAGTAAAAACGAATTGACTATCAAACCGACAGATAAACTAACAGCAGGAGAAAAAGTTACATTTAATACAGTGAATGAAAAGGGGGAGACGCAAGAGTATACATATGAAATTAAAGCAGGTGATACATTATCAGATGTGTTAAAGAAAATATCGCGTGACGATAATAATGTTCGCATGTTTTATGATGAATCTAGTAATAAAGTAATGATGGAAACAACAAGAACGGGTAATTATCGAGATGGCGCTGAAATTCAATTTGCCGAAGATTCATTTTTAGCTGAAGTTCTTCAAATGGATATGAGTAAGGAAAAAGGCGGAACGAACGCGAAATTTGAGTACAATAATAGCGGGTTAGAGATGGAGTCCAAAACAAATTCCTATAAGTTAGGCGATAAATTGACATTTGAATTTAAGCAAACGACAGATGGTAAAAATGCAAGCCTTACGGTTACAAATGATGTAGAAGCTTCGTACGAAAAGATCATGAAGTTTGTTGATAAATATAACGAAGTTGTTGAAGCGTTAAATAGTTCGCAGCTTGAGGAACGCTATCGCGATTTTCTACCATTAACCGAAGAACAGAAGAAAGATATGTCTGAGAGTGAAATTGAGCTGTGGGAAGAACGGGCTAAAAGTGGACTGTTACGTGGTGATACTACAATATCTGGTGGATTGTCTAACTTGCGTTCCAGTTGGTATGCTAAGGTGGAAACTGGTGGTGAGTATACTTCATTAACTCAGGTTGGGATTCAAACATCTAAAGACTACTTAGATGGTGGGAAGCTAATCGTTAATGAAGGAAAGTTAAAATCAGCGCTTCGTGAGAATCCTGCAGACGTTCAAAAGCTATTTACTAATAGCGATGAAGGAGAATCACGTGGACTCATTCAACGTTTAGATGATGCCTTAGAAGTTACAAAGAAACAAATTGGTAAAAAAGCTGGCAGTGTGCTAACACCTTCATTGGAAAGCTATACGTTAGGGAAACAAATGAAGGAGCTAGATGAACGCATAGAGGCTTTTGAAACTCGGCTTACACAAGTGGAAACCCGCTACTGGAAACAATTTACTGCGATGGAAAAAGCAATATCTCGTATGAACCAACAGTCAGCACAGCTATTGTCCCAATTCGGTGGTGGCATGTAA
- the fliW gene encoding flagellar assembly protein FliW, which translates to MRMDTKYFGEVDIVSTSIIHFPTGVLGFQQETEFVLLDFPNPSIFQILQSTKSKETAFIVINPYHMYPDYTFKLDESTVQALQLIDESDIMVLSIVTLKEPFKDSTMNLQAPIIINASKLSGKQFVINTNEYMTRAPITISDPLMAKGE; encoded by the coding sequence ATGCGTATGGATACAAAATATTTTGGGGAAGTGGACATCGTATCTACGAGCATTATTCATTTCCCTACAGGTGTATTAGGTTTTCAGCAGGAAACAGAATTTGTTTTACTTGATTTTCCTAATCCATCTATATTTCAAATATTACAATCTACGAAATCCAAAGAAACTGCCTTTATTGTAATAAATCCATATCATATGTATCCAGATTATACATTTAAACTGGATGAAAGCACTGTACAAGCATTACAATTGATTGATGAATCCGACATTATGGTTCTATCGATTGTAACTCTGAAGGAGCCTTTTAAGGATAGCACGATGAATTTACAAGCGCCCATTATTATTAATGCAAGCAAATTATCTGGGAAACAGTTTGTAATTAATACGAATGAATATATGACAAGAGCGCCCATTACCATTAGCGATCCTTTAATGGCGAAAGGAGAATAA